One genomic region from Diabrotica undecimpunctata isolate CICGRU chromosome 9, icDiaUnde3, whole genome shotgun sequence encodes:
- the LOC140449570 gene encoding uncharacterized protein encodes MMDSTSTGAQMKRKLLFEFWRSIPANGRLNAVINFVKMSFDDLDIDQEQEKQLKVFLKNECEKIRVKWVQKQRRLDLFLSEYEQWLNNDLTFDMLILANQSPKPSTSGGRPQKTFMDSSKKTKKRKIQHLLSDYSKDQLSFAAQLSVRASGKRNAAMLMEEVSSASPKRASTYKKARKNLDVQMKQRPYTPEEALAFFIANNFTVQSYKNVQQEAKERGFNAYPCYDYVAKVKEQCYPRVENITVTDISAEVRLDALLNHTAQRICKNILGERLDTNMQNYSLIYKWGCDGSSGHSLYKQPFEDPESTDEYMFIISLVPIKLVNNLQETIWQNPRPSSPRFCRVLKFIYKKESEALIKDECRAIESQIQELVPTLIEVRGVTISVTHQMILTMIDGKVCNVLSDNRSTQRCFICKATSKEMNTALITKEPDDNMYQFGISSLHAYIRTMECLLNISYRQDFCEWQVRGDNKKEMFKTRKDEIKKKFKEVGLIIDKVKPGFGTSNDGNTARAFFYNYTTTARIINLNEGLIHNFGTILAAVASGYEIDSVKFQNYCIKTRKLYLSLYPWYNMPVTVHKILVHGADIIKNSLIPVGQMSEEASEAKNKEIRRVRLGHTMKISRQRSNYDLIKYLLISSDPYISLLRKLPLKQFSRHDRDIKFLLKQ; translated from the exons ATGATGGATTCGACATCTACAG GTGCCCAAATGAAGCggaaattattatttgaattttgGCGTTCTATACCGGCTAATGGTCGATTAAATGCAGTAATCAACTTTGTGAAGATGAGTTTTGATGATCTGGATATTGATCAAGAACAAGAGAAGCAGTTAAAGGTGTTCTTAAAAAATGAATGCGAAAAAATTCGAGTCAAATGGGTTCAGAAGCAAAGACGACTGGACTTGTTTTTAAGTGAATACGAACAATGGTTAAATAATGATTTAACTTTCGATATGCTGATATTAGCAAATCAATCTCCAAAACCAAGTACTAGTGGTGGTAGACCTCAAAAAACTTTTATGGATAGCTccaaaaagacaaaaaagaggAAAATTCAACATTTACTTAGCGACTACAGTAAAGACCAATTATCGTTTGCTGCACAATTAAGTGTCCGAGCGAGTGGCAAACGTAATGCTGCTATGTTGATGGAAGAAGTATCGTCAGCCTCACCAAAACGTGCTTCCACATATAAGAAAGCAAGAAAAAATTTAGATGTCCAAATGAAACAAAGACCCTATACACCTGAAGAAGCTTTGGCCTTTTTTATAGCAAACAATTTTACTGTCCAATCTTATAAGAATGTACAACAAGAGGCAAAAGAAAGAGGTTTTAATGCGTATCCATGTTATGATTACGTAGCAAAGGTAAAAGAGCAGTGTTATCCTCGAGTTGAAAATATTACAGTGACTGATATATCGGCGGAAGTAAGACTGGATGCTCTACTTAATCATACCGCACAGAGAATATGTAAGAACATTCTAGGAGAAAGGTTAGACACCAACATGCAAAATTATTCTTTAATATATAAGTGGGGGTGTGATGGTTCATCAGGACATAGTTTATATAAGCAACCGTTTGAGGATCCAGAGAGCACAGATGAATATATGTTTATAATCTCATTAGTTCCAATAAAACTCGTAAACAATCTACAAGAGACCATATGGCAAAATCCTCGGCCATCATCACCAAGATTCTGTAGAGTactcaaatttatttataagaaagaAAGCGAAGCACTGATAAAAGATGAATGTAGAGCGATTGAAAGTCAAATTCAAGAGTTAGTTCCAACTCTTATAGAAGTCCGAGGCGTTACCATCTCGGTCACGCATCAAATGATTCTGACAATGATTGATGGTAAAGTGTGTAATGTGTTAAGTGATAATAGATCAACTCAAAGGTGTTTTATCTGTAAGGCAACATCTAAAGAAATGAATACAGCATTAATAACGAAAGAGCCAGACGATAATATGTACCAGTTTGGAATATCTAGCTTACATGCTTACATTCGTACGATGGAATGCCTTTTAAATATTAGTTATCGTCAAGATTTTTGTGAGTGGCAAGTAAGAGGAGacaataaaaaagaaatgttTAAAACAAGGAAAGACGAAatcaagaaaaaatttaaagaagtgGGTCTCATTATCGACAAAGTAAAACCAGGATTTGGTACCAGTAACGATGGGAATACCGCAAgagcatttttttataattatacgaCCACAGCACGCATCATCAACCTTAATGAAGGGCTCATTCACAATTTTGGGACGATTCTTGCAGCTGTTGCGTCTGGTTATGAGATTGACTCTGTTAAATTTCAGAACTACTGTATAAAGACTAGGAAactatatttaagtttgtaccCATGGTATAACATGCCTGTGACTGTTCACAAAATATTGGTACATGGAGCAGACATAATCAAAAATTCACTAATACCGGTAGGGCAAATGTCTGAAGAAGCATCCGAggctaaaaataaagaaataagaagagTCAGACTGGGACATACAATGAAAATTTCAAGACAGCGAAGCAATTATgacttaattaaatatttattaatatcatcTGATCCATATATATCGTTGTTGCGAAAACTTCCACTAAAACAATTTTCTAGACATGATAGAGATATAAAATTtctattaaaacaataa